Proteins from a single region of Sediminitomix flava:
- a CDS encoding competence/damage-inducible protein A yields the protein MTAIKAEIITIGDEILYGQITDTNSQWMSERLTEIGVKVIRKTAIGDTKEAITEALDKAKKEAQIVLMTGGLGPTKDDITKKTLANYFDTELIFNENVYENIGRLLRQFGRELTEQNKNQAEVLKICDVLQNEVGTAPGMWIDHEGCVFVSMPGVPHEMKFLMSEHVLPRLEEKYIPGHIIHKVIRTIGIPESKLSQMLEDWELALPENIGLAYLPKLGQVRLRLTAVGEDKEAIELQLESEVLKLKSIVTKGIYAEEDIELEEVVGIILKQRDMTVATAESCTGGNVANKITDISGSSAYFKGGIIPYSNEIKMDQLGVRAETLEKYGAVSEQTAKEMAENVRKKFNASVGISTTGIAGPTGGTPDKPVGTIWIGYSDGKKTEAKLLNITRGRKINVQYTTTAVLRLLWSNLANEN from the coding sequence ATGACAGCAATAAAAGCAGAAATTATCACGATTGGCGATGAGATTTTGTACGGTCAGATTACAGATACAAATTCACAATGGATGTCTGAAAGACTTACCGAAATTGGCGTGAAAGTAATCCGTAAAACAGCCATCGGAGATACAAAAGAGGCAATTACTGAAGCTTTGGATAAAGCCAAGAAAGAAGCTCAAATTGTCTTGATGACGGGCGGCTTAGGACCTACCAAAGATGATATTACGAAGAAGACATTAGCTAATTATTTTGACACTGAACTCATTTTCAACGAAAATGTGTACGAGAATATAGGGCGATTGTTACGACAATTTGGAAGAGAACTTACTGAACAGAATAAAAATCAAGCTGAAGTCCTTAAAATCTGCGATGTACTGCAAAATGAAGTAGGTACAGCTCCGGGCATGTGGATTGATCATGAGGGTTGTGTGTTTGTGAGTATGCCGGGTGTTCCTCATGAGATGAAATTCTTGATGTCTGAGCATGTATTACCTCGTTTGGAGGAAAAATACATTCCAGGGCATATCATTCATAAAGTAATCCGAACGATCGGTATTCCCGAATCAAAACTTTCTCAGATGCTAGAAGATTGGGAATTGGCTTTACCCGAAAATATTGGATTGGCTTATTTACCAAAGTTAGGGCAAGTTCGTTTACGTCTGACTGCGGTAGGAGAGGATAAAGAAGCTATAGAGCTACAACTAGAATCAGAGGTTCTGAAACTGAAGTCTATAGTCACAAAAGGAATTTATGCGGAAGAAGATATAGAGCTGGAAGAAGTTGTGGGCATTATCCTTAAACAACGAGATATGACTGTAGCTACTGCTGAAAGCTGCACAGGTGGAAATGTAGCGAATAAGATTACAGATATTTCTGGTTCATCAGCTTATTTCAAAGGAGGAATTATTCCTTATTCTAATGAAATCAAAATGGATCAATTGGGAGTAAGAGCTGAAACTTTAGAGAAATATGGAGCAGTAAGTGAGCAAACTGCAAAGGAAATGGCTGAAAATGTACGTAAGAAATTCAATGCTTCGGTAGGGATTTCTACTACAGGAATTGCAGGACCAACAGGAGGAACACCAGACAAGCCTGTAGGTACAATTTGGATTGGATATTCTGATGGTAAGAAAACAGAAGCAAAACTTTTGAATATTACGCGAGGAAGAAAAATCAATGTTCAGTACACCACAACAGCAGTTTTAAGGTTGCTTTGGAGTAATTTGGCAAACGAAAATTAA
- a CDS encoding thioredoxin family protein → MIEHSYKVMVKTLETIQTQKGITYDSFHKMIAELLAEGKTTGENHSEAMIHYTVMNQKRMLRHDKNLKFSDEVKELFANYDRKVLWVVLTEAWCGDAAHTVPVMAKLAELSENIELQILLRDENLELMDEYLTNGGRSIPKLIAFDAETKEEIGNWGPRPVELQESYMQMRAEEKPFEEIKEVLQKWYNKDKGQTTIQEIVKSVLK, encoded by the coding sequence ATGATCGAACATTCATATAAGGTGATGGTAAAGACATTAGAAACAATCCAGACTCAAAAAGGAATTACTTATGACAGCTTTCATAAAATGATTGCTGAATTGCTTGCTGAAGGCAAAACAACAGGGGAGAATCACAGTGAAGCCATGATTCACTATACGGTGATGAACCAAAAGAGAATGTTACGTCATGATAAGAATTTGAAATTCTCAGATGAAGTAAAAGAGCTTTTCGCAAATTATGACCGAAAAGTACTTTGGGTTGTACTTACAGAGGCTTGGTGTGGCGATGCTGCACACACTGTACCTGTAATGGCTAAGTTGGCTGAATTGAGTGAAAACATCGAACTTCAAATTCTTCTGAGAGATGAAAACTTGGAGTTGATGGATGAATACTTGACTAATGGAGGGCGTTCTATTCCGAAGTTGATTGCTTTTGATGCAGAAACAAAAGAAGAAATCGGAAATTGGGGGCCTCGTCCTGTAGAACTTCAAGAGAGCTATATGCAAATGAGAGCTGAAGAAAAGCCTTTTGAGGAAATTAAAGAGGTATTACAAAAGTGGTATAATAAAGATAAAGGACAGACAACAATTCAAGAGATTGTGAAGTCTGTGTTGAAATAA